One Rhea pennata isolate bPtePen1 chromosome 3, bPtePen1.pri, whole genome shotgun sequence DNA segment encodes these proteins:
- the OLIG3 gene encoding oligodendrocyte transcription factor 3, with protein sequence MNSDSSSVSSRASSPDMDEMYLRDHHHHHHHHHHQDSRLNSVSSTQNDLVQKMSGEGLSRTGSKTGGEGSKYKIKKQLSEQDLQQLRLKINGRERKRMHDLNLAMDGLREVMPYAHGPSVRKLSKIATLLLARNYILMLTSSLEEMKRLVGEIYGGHHSAFHCSTVGHSAGHPPHAASAVHQVHPILGSALSSASTPTSLPASLPALGTIRPPHSLLKTPSTPPGLQLGSGFQHWAGLPCPCTICQVPPPPHLSALSASSMARIAGDTKDLLK encoded by the coding sequence ATGAATTCTGACTCCAGCTCTGTCTCCAGCAGAGCCTCCTCGCCAGACATGGATGAGATGTACCTGAgagaccaccaccaccatcaccaccatcaccaccaccaagACAGCCGGCTCAACTCTGTCTCCTCCACCCAGAACGACCTGGTGCAGAAGATGTCCGGGGAAGGCCTCTCCAGGACCGGCTCCAAGACCGGAGGGGAAGGCAGCAAGTACAAAATCAAGAAGCAGCTCTCGGAGCAGGACCTGCAGCAGCTGCGGCTGAAGATCAACGGGCGGGAGCGTAAGAGGATGCACGACCTCAACCTCGCCATGGACGGGCTGCGGGAGGTGATGCCCTACGCCCACGGACCTTCAGTGCGGAAACTCTCCAAAATCGCGACCCTCCTGCTAGCCAGAAACTATATCCTGATGCTCACCAGCTCCCTGGAGGAGATGAAGCGACTGGTGGGGGAGATCTACGGCGGGCACCACTCCGCCTTCCACTGCAGTACGGTGGGACACTCTGCCGGGCACCCGCCGCACGCCGCCAGCGCCGTGCACCAGGTGCACCCCATCCTCGGCAGTGCCTTGTCCTCCGCCAGCACCCCCACGTCGCTGCCCGCCTCCCTGCCGGCCCTCGGCACCATCCGCCCCCCCCACTCCTTGCTCAAGACCCCCTCCACCCCGCCGGGCCTGCAGCTGGGCAGCGGCTTCCAGCACTGGGCGGGCTTGCCGTGCCCCTGCACCATCTGCCAGGTGCCCCCGCCGCCCCACCTCTCGGCCCTCAGCGCCTCCAGCATGGCCCGCATCGCGGGGGACACCAAGGACCTGCTCAAGTGA